From the genome of Lacibacter sp. H407, one region includes:
- a CDS encoding M56 family metallopeptidase → MPFLIEYLLKVSIALAIVYLFYQFVLRRLTFYNWNRWYLMGYSLLCFTIPFMNVTDFLFRHELDGAQFVQLVPVYNLQFTDPGFEWDQWTISIAILVTGMLIMGIRILIQLFSLQRIKTNAILLNEGDVKLFDVNEHIVPFSFNNGIYINRQLHTEAELQEIIRHEFVHIKQKHSIDILFAELLCMLLWFHPAAWLIRKAIRQNLEFIADEKVLQDGVDKKQYQYLLLKVVGNTNYSIAPNFNFSSLKNRIIMMNQMKSARVQIIRFLFVLPLLAVLLLAFREARQNETKQDFIQTDVLLADTLPADEIKSVRVNKNNNEQSVTIILKNGTKETYNLNNEIEKAAFEKKYGKLDKLVPPPPPPPTPATIAPSTPAHEIVKLNEKGYYVTIADNLGECIVIVKDKKKNIVEALKLTDWTLKEAAYEKKYGKIPPPPPPTPDVPAAVSVVSPVSTTAAVSAPAEVSTIANVSTANEVVVTGYGTTATSPANPLKEVTVVGYATSATATSPEASNKEVIVKGYKKIESSGRPVTVEGYQKSPMVGSALSNSKGTITIGLGYGYNNENILYIVDGKETDYDELRTFDVNTIESVSVLKDESAVKAYGQKGKNGVVIIKTKTKKTSFKFFTTPWKVENEKC, encoded by the coding sequence ATGCCTTTTCTCATTGAGTATTTATTAAAAGTTTCCATCGCCCTTGCGATTGTGTATTTGTTTTATCAGTTTGTATTGCGCCGGCTAACATTTTACAATTGGAACCGCTGGTATCTGATGGGCTACAGCCTGCTTTGTTTCACCATTCCGTTCATGAACGTTACTGATTTTTTGTTCAGGCATGAACTGGACGGAGCGCAGTTTGTACAATTGGTGCCGGTGTATAACCTGCAATTTACGGATCCGGGTTTTGAATGGGACCAATGGACCATTTCAATTGCTATTCTTGTAACAGGAATGCTGATCATGGGTATCAGGATCTTGATCCAGCTATTCAGTTTGCAACGCATAAAAACAAATGCAATACTGTTGAACGAAGGAGATGTAAAACTTTTTGATGTAAATGAACACATCGTTCCATTCTCTTTTAACAATGGAATTTATATCAACCGTCAGTTGCATACGGAAGCTGAATTACAAGAGATCATTCGCCATGAGTTTGTCCACATCAAACAAAAACACAGTATTGATATTCTGTTCGCCGAATTATTATGCATGCTGTTGTGGTTTCATCCGGCAGCCTGGCTTATCCGCAAAGCGATCCGCCAGAACCTTGAATTTATTGCAGACGAAAAAGTGTTACAGGATGGAGTTGATAAAAAGCAATATCAATACCTGTTGCTGAAGGTTGTTGGCAACACTAATTACAGCATTGCACCGAATTTTAATTTTTCTTCACTTAAAAACCGAATCATCATGATGAATCAAATGAAATCTGCCCGGGTGCAGATCATCCGTTTTCTGTTTGTATTGCCGCTGCTGGCAGTATTGTTGCTGGCCTTTAGGGAAGCGAGACAAAACGAAACAAAACAGGATTTTATACAAACAGATGTATTGCTCGCTGATACATTGCCTGCTGATGAAATAAAAAGTGTGCGTGTTAATAAAAACAACAATGAACAATCAGTAACGATCATATTAAAAAACGGAACGAAAGAAACCTACAATCTGAATAATGAAATAGAGAAAGCGGCATTTGAAAAGAAATATGGCAAACTGGACAAACTGGTGCCGCCACCACCTCCTCCTCCTACACCGGCAACAATTGCACCTTCAACACCAGCTCATGAAATTGTGAAGCTAAACGAGAAAGGTTATTACGTAACAATTGCCGATAATCTGGGCGAGTGTATTGTGATTGTAAAAGATAAAAAGAAAAATATTGTTGAGGCACTCAAGCTTACCGACTGGACATTGAAAGAAGCGGCGTATGAAAAGAAGTATGGAAAAATTCCTCCACCTCCTCCGCCAACACCTGATGTACCTGCTGCGGTTTCTGTTGTGTCGCCCGTAAGTACAACCGCTGCTGTGAGTGCGCCTGCTGAAGTAAGCACCATTGCGAACGTGTCTACTGCAAATGAGGTAGTCGTTACAGGATATGGAACTACAGCAACCTCACCAGCTAATCCCCTTAAGGAAGTAACAGTAGTTGGTTACGCAACTTCCGCAACAGCAACATCTCCGGAAGCGTCGAATAAGGAGGTGATCGTTAAGGGTTATAAGAAAATTGAATCATCTGGTCGTCCGGTTACAGTGGAAGGATATCAGAAATCGCCAATGGTTGGCAGCGCCTTATCAAATTCAAAGGGAACAATTACGATTGGTTTAGGATATGGTTATAATAATGAAAATATCTTATACATTGTTGATGGCAAAGAAACTGATTATGATGAGTTAAGGACATTTGATGTGAACACGATTGAAAGCGTTAGCGTTTTAAAAGATGAGTCAGCAGTAAAAGCTTATGGTCAAAAAGGAAAAAATGGTGTAGTGATCATTAAAACAAAAACAAAGAAAACAAGTTTTAAATTCTTTACAACTCCCTGGAAAGTAGAGAACGAAAAATGCTGA
- a CDS encoding BlaI/MecI/CopY family transcriptional regulator, translating into MLEKLTQQEEEAMQAVWRKGEGNVKSFLEHLDEEIPYTTLASTIKNLEKKGFLCSRLVGNAYLYKPAITEEEYKKKFMNGFVKEYFENSYKELVNFFVEQKKLSPKELKEIVEMIEGRK; encoded by the coding sequence ATGCTGGAAAAACTCACACAACAGGAAGAAGAAGCGATGCAGGCCGTTTGGCGAAAAGGAGAAGGAAATGTAAAATCGTTTCTGGAACATTTGGATGAAGAGATCCCATACACCACACTGGCATCTACTATTAAGAATTTAGAAAAGAAAGGATTCCTCTGCAGCAGGCTGGTGGGCAATGCATATCTATATAAGCCGGCCATAACAGAAGAAGAATACAAAAAGAAATTCATGAATGGATTTGTAAAAGAGTATTTCGAAAACTCGTACAAAGAGCTGGTGAACTTTTTTGTGGAGCAGAAAAAATTATCACCAAAAGAGCTGAAAGAAATTGTTGAGATGATTGAAGGGAGGAAATGA
- a CDS encoding SRPBCC family protein, whose protein sequence is MIILYVILGIIAFVLLVAAVLPGKYLVEKSTIISKPPAEVYNKIANLNHYRDWNPWAKTDPDAQTSITGDPMHVGHKYYWNGKKVGEGSLTVRSTVPSKAINFDLVFLKPFKSQAIDAWDFTEVEGGTKVVWRNSGAFPFPVARLMGPSITKQLNSQFEDGLRNLKEMCEK, encoded by the coding sequence ATGATCATTTTGTATGTTATCCTCGGCATTATTGCCTTTGTATTGCTGGTGGCCGCTGTGCTGCCCGGTAAATACCTCGTTGAAAAATCAACGATCATTAGCAAGCCTCCCGCAGAAGTGTATAACAAAATAGCGAACCTGAATCATTACAGAGATTGGAACCCTTGGGCAAAGACTGACCCTGATGCGCAAACCAGCATAACAGGTGATCCAATGCATGTAGGTCATAAATATTACTGGAATGGAAAGAAAGTAGGAGAGGGCAGTTTAACTGTTCGTTCAACAGTACCAAGTAAGGCCATTAATTTCGACCTTGTATTTTTGAAACCGTTCAAATCGCAAGCAATTGATGCCTGGGATTTTACCGAAGTGGAAGGGGGTACAAAAGTAGTATGGCGCAACAGCGGTGCATTTCCGTTTCCGGTTGCACGCCTGATGGGCCCTTCAATTACCAAACAACTCAATTCACAATTTGAAGACGGGTTACGTAACCTGAAGGAAATGTGTGAGAAATAA
- the mdh gene encoding malate dehydrogenase, protein MKVTVVGAGAVGATCADNIARKELCSELVLLDIKEGVAEGKAQDMMQTAALLGFDTKIVGSTNDYSKTANSDVVVITSGLPRKPGMTREELIGVNAGIVKSVCENILKYSPDTIIIIISNPMDTMTYLALTSTGLPKNRIIGMGGTLDSSRFKYQLSQHLGCSPADLNAVVVGGHGDTTMIPLIRLATWNSVPVTKFLSAEQQEKIVKDTMVGGATLTALIGTSAWYAPGAAGAAMVESILRDEKKLFTCCVALEGEYGQKDICLGVPVTIGRNGWEKILDFELNADEQAAFNKSADAVRNMNDVLKTL, encoded by the coding sequence ATGAAAGTTACTGTTGTAGGTGCCGGTGCCGTGGGTGCAACCTGTGCTGATAATATTGCCCGTAAAGAATTGTGTTCTGAACTTGTGTTGCTCGATATCAAAGAAGGCGTTGCCGAAGGTAAAGCACAGGATATGATGCAAACGGCAGCCCTCCTTGGTTTTGATACTAAGATCGTTGGCAGCACCAACGACTATAGCAAAACTGCTAACAGCGATGTTGTGGTAATTACATCTGGCTTGCCACGTAAACCCGGCATGACCCGTGAAGAATTGATTGGTGTGAACGCAGGTATTGTAAAAAGTGTTTGCGAAAACATTTTGAAGTATTCTCCTGATACCATCATCATCATCATCAGTAACCCGATGGATACGATGACTTACCTCGCTTTAACTTCAACAGGTTTACCAAAGAACCGCATCATTGGTATGGGTGGCACGCTTGACAGCAGCCGCTTTAAATATCAACTGAGCCAGCATTTAGGTTGCTCTCCTGCTGATCTTAATGCAGTGGTAGTTGGTGGTCATGGTGATACAACGATGATCCCTTTGATCCGTTTAGCAACATGGAACAGTGTTCCCGTAACAAAATTCTTAAGTGCTGAACAGCAAGAGAAAATTGTAAAAGATACAATGGTGGGTGGTGCTACACTTACTGCATTAATTGGTACTTCTGCATGGTATGCACCAGGTGCTGCGGGAGCTGCAATGGTTGAAAGTATTTTGCGTGATGAAAAGAAACTCTTTACTTGTTGCGTAGCGCTTGAAGGTGAATACGGACAGAAAGATATTTGCTTAGGTGTTCCTGTTACGATTGGTCGCAACGGTTGGGAAAAAATTCTTGACTTTGAATTGAATGCTGATGAACAAGCTGCATTTAATAAGAGCGCCGATGCTGTAAGAAATATGAATGATGTGTTGAAGACACTTTAA